From a region of the Ficedula albicollis isolate OC2 chromosome 1A, FicAlb1.5, whole genome shotgun sequence genome:
- the PMPCB gene encoding mitochondrial-processing peptidase subunit beta isoform X2, with protein MAASAARSAARRLLLPWSARLVRAPSAAQRCVHVGTGRLTVSKAATEVILNVPETRVSPLENGLQVASEDSGLSTCTVGLWIDAGSRYENEKNNGTAHFLEHMAFKGTKKRSQLDLELEIENMGAHLNAYTSREQTVYYAKAFSKDLPRAVEILADIIQNSTLGEAEIERERGVILREMQEVETNLQEVVFDYLHATAYQNTALGRTILGPTENIKSINRNDLVEYITTHYKGPRMVLAAAGGVSHDELLDLAKCHFGNLPSAPEGGLPPLPPCSFTGSEIRIRDDKMPLAHLAIAVEAAGWADPDTIPLMVANTLIGNWDRSFGGGVQNLSSKLAQTACHGNLCHSFQSFNTCYTDTGLWGLYMVCEPSTIEDMVHFVQREWIRLCTSVTENEVARAKNLLKTNMLLQLDGSTPICEDIGRQMLCYKRRIPIPELEARIEAIDAQTIREICTKYICDKHPAVAAVGPIEQLPEYSKICSGMN; from the exons tgtGTGCATGTTGGAACTGGGAGGCTCACAGTTTCCAAAGCAGCAACAGAAGTAATCTTAAATGTCCCTGAAACTAGGGTGAGTCCTTTGGAAAATGGCTTGCAAGTAGCTTCTGAAGACTCTGGACTCTCAACATGCACG gTTGGACTTTGGATTGATGCTGGAAGCAGATATGAAAATGAGAAGAACAATGGGACTGCTCACTTTCTTGAGCATATGGCTTTCAAG gGAACTAAGAAGAGATCTCAGTTAGACCTCGAACTGGAGATAGAGAACATGGGGGCTCATCTGAATGCGTACACATCCAGGGAGCAAACTGTGTATTATGCAAAGGCTTTTTCAAAAGATTTACCTAGAG CTGTGGAAATTCTTGCTGACATCATTCAGAACAGTAccctgggagaggcagagaTTGAGCGTGAGCGAGGAGTTATACTTCGAGAGATGCAAGAGGTTGAAACCAATTTGCAGGAAGTTGTCTTTGATTACCTTCATGCCACAGCCTACCAGAACACAGCCCTAGGACGGACAATTTTAGGACCCACTGAAAATATCAA ATCCATAAATCGTAATGACTTGGTGGAGTACATAACAACACATTACAAAGGACCCAGAATGgtcttggctgctgctggag GGGTCTCTCATGATGAACTGCTTGACCTGGCGAAGTGCCATTTTGGTAACTTGCCATCTGCTCCAGAAGGAGgactgccacccctgccacctTGTAGCTTCACAGGTAGTGAG ATTCGGATAAGGGATGACAAGATgcccctggcacacctggccATTGCCGTGGAAGCAGCCGGCTGGGCAGACCCGGATACAATCCCACTCATGGTAGCCAATACGCTGATTGGGAACTGGGATCGGTCCTTTGGAGGAGGAGTG CAGAATTTGTCCAGTAAACTTGCTCAGACTGCCTGCCATGGTAACCTGTGTCACAGTTTCCAGTCGTTCAATACCTGCTACACTgacacagggctgtggggacTCTATATGGTCTGTGAGCCCTCCACTATTGAGGACATGGTGCATTTTGTTCAGAGAGAATG gATAAGACTTTGCACAAGtgttacagaaaatgaagtAGCTCGAGCAAAAAATCTTCTAAAGACAAATATGCTGCTACAACTTGATG GGTCCACACCAATCTGTGAAGACATTGGAAGACAAATGCTGTGTTATAAGCGCCGAATCCCAATCCCAGAACTTGAGGCAAGAATTGAA GCTATTGATGCCCAGACTATTAGAGAAATCTGCACGAAGTACATCTGTGATAAGCATCCTGCAGTTGCTGCCGTGG GTCCAATTGAACAACTTCCAGAGTATAGCAAAATCTGCAGTGGTATGAATTGA
- the PMPCB gene encoding mitochondrial-processing peptidase subunit beta isoform X3: MAASAARSAARRLLLPWSARLVRAPSAAQRCVHVGTGRLTVSKAATEVILNVPETRVSPLENGLQVASEDSGLSTCTVGLWIDAGSRYENEKNNGTAHFLEHMAFKGTKKRSQLDLELEIENMGAHLNAYTSREQTVYYAKAFSKDLPRAVEILADIIQNSTLGEAEIERERGVILREMQEVETNLQEVVFDYLHATAYQNTALGRTILGPTENIKSINRNDLVEYITTHYKGPRMVLAAAGGVSHDELLDLAKCHFGNLPSAPEGGLPPLPPCSFTGSEIRIRDDKMPLAHLAIAVEAAGWADPDTIPLMVANTLIGNWDRSFGGGVNLSSKLAQTACHGNLCHSFQSFNTCYTDTGLWGLYMVCEPSTIEDMVHFVQREWIRLCTSVTENEVARAKNLLKTNMLLQLDGSTPICEDIGRQMLCYKRRIPIPELEARIEAIDAQTIREICTKYICDKHPAVAAVGPIEQLPEYSKICSGMN; encoded by the exons tgtGTGCATGTTGGAACTGGGAGGCTCACAGTTTCCAAAGCAGCAACAGAAGTAATCTTAAATGTCCCTGAAACTAGGGTGAGTCCTTTGGAAAATGGCTTGCAAGTAGCTTCTGAAGACTCTGGACTCTCAACATGCACG gTTGGACTTTGGATTGATGCTGGAAGCAGATATGAAAATGAGAAGAACAATGGGACTGCTCACTTTCTTGAGCATATGGCTTTCAAG gGAACTAAGAAGAGATCTCAGTTAGACCTCGAACTGGAGATAGAGAACATGGGGGCTCATCTGAATGCGTACACATCCAGGGAGCAAACTGTGTATTATGCAAAGGCTTTTTCAAAAGATTTACCTAGAG CTGTGGAAATTCTTGCTGACATCATTCAGAACAGTAccctgggagaggcagagaTTGAGCGTGAGCGAGGAGTTATACTTCGAGAGATGCAAGAGGTTGAAACCAATTTGCAGGAAGTTGTCTTTGATTACCTTCATGCCACAGCCTACCAGAACACAGCCCTAGGACGGACAATTTTAGGACCCACTGAAAATATCAA ATCCATAAATCGTAATGACTTGGTGGAGTACATAACAACACATTACAAAGGACCCAGAATGgtcttggctgctgctggag GGGTCTCTCATGATGAACTGCTTGACCTGGCGAAGTGCCATTTTGGTAACTTGCCATCTGCTCCAGAAGGAGgactgccacccctgccacctTGTAGCTTCACAGGTAGTGAG ATTCGGATAAGGGATGACAAGATgcccctggcacacctggccATTGCCGTGGAAGCAGCCGGCTGGGCAGACCCGGATACAATCCCACTCATGGTAGCCAATACGCTGATTGGGAACTGGGATCGGTCCTTTGGAGGAGGAGTG AATTTGTCCAGTAAACTTGCTCAGACTGCCTGCCATGGTAACCTGTGTCACAGTTTCCAGTCGTTCAATACCTGCTACACTgacacagggctgtggggacTCTATATGGTCTGTGAGCCCTCCACTATTGAGGACATGGTGCATTTTGTTCAGAGAGAATG gATAAGACTTTGCACAAGtgttacagaaaatgaagtAGCTCGAGCAAAAAATCTTCTAAAGACAAATATGCTGCTACAACTTGATG GGTCCACACCAATCTGTGAAGACATTGGAAGACAAATGCTGTGTTATAAGCGCCGAATCCCAATCCCAGAACTTGAGGCAAGAATTGAA GCTATTGATGCCCAGACTATTAGAGAAATCTGCACGAAGTACATCTGTGATAAGCATCCTGCAGTTGCTGCCGTGG GTCCAATTGAACAACTTCCAGAGTATAGCAAAATCTGCAGTGGTATGAATTGA
- the DNAJC2 gene encoding dnaJ homolog subfamily C member 2, producing the protein MALLRGPAPDGQRSAVCRPLSAASVLCQVEPVGRWFEAFIKRRNINVSASFQELEDEKELSEESGDEELQLEEYPMLKTLDPKDWKNQDHYAVLGLGNIRYRATQKQIKAAHKSMVLKHHPDKRKAAGEQIGEGDNDYFTCITKAYEILSDPVKRRAFNSIDPTFDNSVPSKSEAKENFFEVFSPVFERNARWSNKKNVPKLGDMNSSFEEVDAFYSFWYNFDSWREFSYLDEEEKEKAECRDERRWIEKQNRAARALRKKEEMNRIRTLVDNAYSCDPRIKKFKEEEKAKKEAEKKAKVEAKRKEQEAKEKQRQAELEAARLAKEKEEEEVRQQALVAKKEKEIQKKAIKKERQKLRTTCKNWNYFSDNEADCVKMMEEVEKLCDRLELASLQCLNEALTSTTREGGKAAVVKQIEEINEQIRREKEEAEARMRQATKSSEKSTTGGGGGSKNWPEDDLQLLIKAVNLFPAGTNSRWEVIANYMNLHSTTGIKRTAKDVINKAKSLQKLDPHQKDDINKKAFDKFKKEHGVVPQMDSAAPSERFEGSPLDSSPWTTEEQKLLEQALKTYPVNTPERWEKIAAAVPGRSKKDCMKRYKELVEMVKAKKAAQEQVMNATKVKK; encoded by the exons atGGCGCTGCTGCGCGGCCCCGCGCCGGACGGGCAGCGCTCGGCCGTCTGCAGGCCGCTCTCGGCCG CATCAGTACTCTGTCAAGTGGAACCCGTGGGAAGATGGTTTGAAGCGTTTATTAAGAGGAGAAACATAAATGTTTCTGCCTCTTTCCAGGAGCTAGAAGATGAGAAGGAACTTTCTGAAGAATCGGGGGATGAAGAACTGCAGCTTGAGGAATATCCTATGTTAAAAACCCTTGACCCAAAGGACTGGAAG AATCAAGACCATTATGCAGTTCTTGGACTGGGAAATATACGATACAGGGCTACTCAGAAACAAATCAAAGCAGCTC ATAAATCCATGGTTTTGAAACATCATCCAGACAAGCGAAAAGCTGCAGGGGAACAGATAGGAGAAGGTGATAATGATTATTTTACTTGCATAACTAAAG CTTATGAAATACTATCTGATCCTGTGAAACGACGAGCATTTAACAGCATAGATCCAACTTTTGATAACTCTGTACCTTCCAAAagtgaagcaaaagaaaacttctttgaAGTTTTCTCAccagtttttgaaagaaatgccAG GTGgtcaaataagaaaaatgtacCTAAACTTGGGGACATGAACTCCTCATTTGAGGAGGTAGATGCATTCTATTCCTTTTG GTATAATTTTGATTCATGGAGAGAGTTTTCCTATTTagatgaagaggaaaaagaaaaagcagaatg TCGAGATGAAAGGAGGTGGAttgaaaagcagaacagagctgccagagcattgagaaaaaaagaagaaatgaacaGAATTAGGACTCTTGTTG ACAATGCATACAGCTGTGATCCCAGGATAAAGAAATttaaggaggaagaaaaggcaaagaaggaagcagagaagaaagcaaaggtAGAAGCAAAACGAAAAGAACAGgaggcaaaagaaaaa CAAAGACAAGCAGAATTAGAAGCAGCACGGttagcaaaagaaaaggaggaagaagaagttAGGCAGCAAGCATTAgtagcaaaaaaggaaaaagagatacagaagaaagcaatcaagaaagaaaggcaaaaactCAGAACAACATGCAAG AACTGGAATTACTTTTCTGATAATGAGGCAGATTGTGTTAAAATGATGGAGGAGGTGGAAAAGCTTTGTGATCGTCTTGAGCTAGCAAG tctgCAATGCTTGAATGAAGCACTTACATCCACAacaagggaaggaggaaaggcgGCTGTAGTAAAACAG atagaagaaataaatgaacaaataagGCGAGAGAAAGAAGAGGCAGAAGCTCGTATGCGCCAAGCAACGAAGAGTTCAGAAAAGTCAACCACTGGTGGTGGAGGGGGAAGCAAAAATTGGCCAGAGGATGATTTACAGTTGTTGATTAAAGCTGTGAACCTCTTTCCAGCAGGGACAAACTCAAG GTGGGAAGTTATTGCCAATTACATGAACTTGCACTCTACTACTGGAATAAAACGGACAGCAAAAGATGTCATCAATAAAGCAAAGAGTCTCCAAAAGCTTG ACCCTCATCAAAAAGATGACATAAACAAGAAAGCATTtgacaaatttaaaaaagaacatgGTGTGGTGCCTCAGATGGACAGTGCTGCCCCCTCAGAACGATTTGAAG GATCACCTCTAGATTCATCCCCTTGGACTACAGAAGAACAAAAACTTTTAGAACAAGCATTGAAGACTTATCCAGTAAATACTCCTGAAAGATGGGAGAAAATagcagcagctgttcctggCCGGTCAAAAAAAGACTGCATGAAGCGATACAAG GAACTCGTGGAAATGGTCAAGGCAAAGAAAGCTGCTCAAGAACAAGTGATGAATGCTACTAAAGTCAAGAAATGA
- the PSMC2 gene encoding 26S protease regulatory subunit 7 — MPDYLGADQRKTKEEEKEDKPIRALDEGDIALLKTYGQSTYSRQIKQVEDDIQQLLKKINELTGIKESDTGLAPPALWDLAADKQTLQSEQPLQVARCTKIINADSEDPKYIINVKQFAKFVVDLSDQVAPTDIEEGMRVGVDRNKYQIHIPLPPKIDPTVTMMQVEEKPDVTYSDVGGCKEQIEKLREVVETPLLHPERFVNLGIEPPKGVLLFGPPGTGKTLCARAVANRTDACFIRVIGSELVQKYVGEGARMVRELFEMARTKKACLIFFDEIDAIGGARFDDGAGGDNEVQRTMLELINQLDGFDPRGNIKVLMATNRPDTLDPALMRPGRLDRKIEFSLPDLEGRTHIFKIHARSMSVERDIRFELLARLCPNSTGAEIRSVCTEAGMFAIRARRKIATEKDFLEAVNKVIKSYAKFSATPRYMTYN, encoded by the exons ATGCCGGATTACCTGGGAGCCGACCAGAGGAAAaccaaggaggaggagaaggaggacaAACCCATCCGCG CTCTTGATGAAGGAGATATTGCCTTGCTGAAAACATAT GGCCAGAGCACATACTCAAGGCAGATCAAGCAAGTAGAAGATGATATTCAACAACTGCTTAAGAAAATCAATGAGCTCACTG ggatCAAGGAATCTGACACAGGCttggctcctcctgccctttgGGATCTGGCTGCAGATAAACAAACTCTCCAAAGTGAGCAACCATTGCAAGTTGCAAG GTGCACAAAGATCATCAATGCAGACTCCGAGGATCCCAAGTACATTATCAATGTCAAGCAGTTTGCCAAGTTCGTGGTGGATCTCAGTGACCAGGTGGCACCCACTGACATAGAAGAAGGCATGAGAGTTGG GGTGGACAGAAACAAGTACCAAATTCATATCCCCTTGCCTCCAAAGATTGATCCCACAGTCACCATGATGCAA GTAGAAGAAAAACCTGATGTCACTTACAGTGATGTTGGTGGCTGTAAAGAGCAGATTGAAAAGCTGAGAGAGGTGGTTGAAACCCCTCTGCTTCAT CCTGAAAGATTTGTGAACCTTGGAATTGAGCCTCCCAAAGGAGTGCTTTTGTTTGGGCCACCTGGCACAGGCAAAACCCTCTGTGCCCGTGCTGTGGCTAACAGGACTGATGCCTGCTTCATCAGAGTGATTGGATCTGAGCTGGTGCAGAAATACGTGGGAGAG ggTGCTCGAATGGTTCGTGAACTCTTTGAAATGGCCAGAACTAAAAAAGCTTGCCTTATATTTTTTGATGAGATTGATGCCATTGGAG GTGCTCGTTTTGATGATGGGGCCGGGGGTGACAACGAGGTGCAGCGCACCATGCTGGAGCTCATCAACCAGCTGGATGGGTTTGACCCCCGGGGCAACATCAAAGTGCTGATGGCCACAAACAGACCTGACACTCTGGACCCAGCACTGATGAGGCCTGGCAGGCTGGACAGGAAGATAGAGTTCAGCCTGCCTGATCTTGAG GGGCGAACTCACATCTTCAAGATCCATGCTCGTTCCATGAGTGTGGAGAGGGACATCAGATTTGAGCTGCTGGCTCGGCTGTGTCCTAACAGCACAG GCGCCGAGATCCGCAGCGTGTGCACGGAGGCAGGAATGTTCGCCATCCGCGCGCGCCGCAAGATCGCCACCGAGAAGGATTTCCTGGAGGCAGTGAACAAAGTCATCAAATCGTACGCCAAGTTCAGCGCTACCCCGCGCTACATGACCTACAACTAG